In one Lolium rigidum isolate FL_2022 chromosome 3, APGP_CSIRO_Lrig_0.1, whole genome shotgun sequence genomic region, the following are encoded:
- the LOC124695802 gene encoding zinc finger protein ZAT4-like: protein MDDVVVLTTSSTRHSCKVCGKGFPCGRSLGGHMRSHALAEVAAAAAADEETTDSDEDDERRWIQGGAARASIVGAGGAGYGLRENPKKTRRLSRSPGADDVDDDEYDQELSPCRPVFGHVRSHAPANGGYSDDEDVRVEGPEAEDMLIRTEAAVVMAGPAPRRRRRSMRVPALPPPREVFDKEPEDVALCLIMLSRDTAGLWRKEEKGSTKKARNGFYHDSAGSDDNSALLRYADAEIAKHGKKRKATSSAYAGGEKRGRYECPGCGRAFQSYQALGGHRASHKRINSNCCTTKVLLDQPEPSVETTASFSTPSTPDADDAYGAVAVVKAKKAIKFECPICFKVFGSGQALGGHKRSHSIAGELYDRNHADAVIADTEQSLIAARFLDLNLPAPGAED, encoded by the coding sequence ATGGACGATGTGGTCGTGCTCACTACTAGCTCCACACGGCACAGCTGTAAGGTCTGCGGGAAGGGCTTCCCCTGCGGCCGATCGCTCGGCGGCCACATGCGCTCCCACGCGCTCGCCGaggtggcggccgcggcggcggcagacGAAGAAACCACCgattccgacgaggacgacgagcggCGCTGGATACAGGGCGGCGCCGCTCGTGCCTCTATCGTGGGAGCGGGTGGCGCCGGGTATGGGCTGAGGGAGAACCCCAAGAAGACGCGCCGGCTCTCAAGGTCCCCAggtgccgacgacgtcgacgatgACGAATATGACCAGGAGCTCTCGCCATGCCGACCGGTGTTCGGCCACGTGCGCAGCCATGCACCGGCCAATGGCGGTTATTCTGACGACGAGGACGTCAGAGTGGAGGGGCCGGAGGCGGAGGACATGCTGATCCGTACTGAGGCGGCGGTAGTGATGGCGGGGCCGGCGCCCAGGCGGAGACGGCGCTCGATGCGCGTGCCGGCGCTCCCGCCGCCACGCGAAGTGTTCGACAAGGAGCCGGAGGACGTCGCGCTGTGCCTCATCATGCTGTCGCGCGACACCGCCGGCCTGTGGCGCAAAGAGGAGAAGGGCAGCACGAAGAAGGCTAGGAATGGCTTCTACCACGACTCCGCCGGCTCCGACGACAACTCGGCCCTTCTCCGGTACGCCGACGCCGAGATCGCAAAGCATGGCAAGAAGAGGAAGGCCACCTCTTCTGCCTACGCCGGCGGCGAGAAGCGTGGCCGGTACGAGTGCCCCGGGTGCGGCAGGGCGTTCCAGTCCTACCAAGCgctcggcggccaccgcgccagcCACAAGCGCATCAACAGCAACTGCTGCACTACCAAGGTCTTGCTCGATCAGCCGGAACCGAGCGTCGAGACTACAGCCTCGTTCAGCACGCCCTCGACGCCGGATGCCGACGACGCTTATGGAGCGGTGGCTGTCGTGAAGGCAAAGAAGGCGATCAAGTTCGAGTGCCCGATCTGCTTCAAGGTGTTCGGCTCGGGGCAGGCGCTCGGCGGGCACAAGCGATCTCACTCGATCGCCGGTGAGCTCTACGACCGCAACCACGCCGACGCTGTCATTGCCGACACGGAGCAGTCCTTGATCGCGGCCaggtttcttgatctcaatctgccAGCTCCAGGAGCCGAGGATTAA
- the LOC124702675 gene encoding uncharacterized protein LOC124702675 — protein MVFTHDKDADYFNPLSYGNLRGLEDSNQSASFTEMNSGDASSDSNFTGLGKENIFNNSDEFNFGNADLKDGSPVYAEDFSFSWLSDSHYQSSALDHGKRYVSDINPCQIACKRPRQTEENTWLNSYEEHPFNIAAETSASALADGYVETREQEHIHARSATKVCGTSSSIHYPKGGQPIGEENLYGPDWITYFPDYFEDCGPAVGYNHVDDIEAPLHEYIPRKGVMIGPDHQADIPEWRPRVFMHVHGGSSSCSDVVQTSVSTSESAPLDEDSESDKWIKHTVIPMASCSNRDGLVGDCKTDCECSDEGSIRCVRQHVMDAREGLRRSLGQDQFQELGLCEMGEDIDQRWTYEEEQVFQRVVFSNPVSMGKNFWDYLPHALPSKTSKELVSYYFNVFMLRKRALQNRSDMLHVDSDDDEFAAEPVETEQESEDSAVESPVHVHSMSNFEYTEDVHEESEGEQFHESSFPDNTIDNDQAHLETNPENIVADVDIRDESCTSFESQHNGAHDSNGVQCADC, from the exons ATGGTGTTCACGCACGACAAGGATGCGGACTACTTTAACCCTCTTTCCTATGGTAACCTGAGGGGACTAGAGGACTCTAACCAGTCGGCTTCATTTACTGAAATGAATTCAGGAGATGCTTCCTCTGATTCAAATTTTACAG GTCTTGGAAAGGAGAACATATTTAACAACTCTGACGAATTCAACTTCGGAAATGCTGATCTTAAGGATGGTTCTCCGGTCTATGCTGAGGATTTCAGTTTTTCTTGGCTCTCCGACAGCCATTATCAATCTTCCGCACTGGATCATGGCAAGCGATATGTTTCTGATATCAATCCATGCCAAATTGCTTGCAAACGCCCGAGGCAAACAGAGGAAAACACCTGGTTAAATTCCTACGAAGAACATCCCTTCAACATAGCTGCTGAGACATCTGCTTCAG CTTTAGCTGATGGATATGTTGAGACTAGGGAGCAGGAACACATCCACGCACGTAGTGCTACCAAAGTTTGTGGTACTAGTTCATCCATTCATTATCCTAAGGGTGGACAGCCCATTGGAGAGGAAAATTTATATGGACCTGATTGGATTACTTATTTCCCTGATTATTTCGAAGATTGTGGGCCAGCCGTTGGATATAACCATGTCGATGACATTGAAGCGCCTTTACATGAATACATTCCTAGAAAAGGGGTGATGATTGGACCTGACCACCAGGCTGATATTCCAGAGTGGAGGCCCCGAGTTTTTATGCATGTTCATGGTGGTTCTAGTTCTTGTTCTGATGTAGTACAAACTTCTGTTTCCACATCGGAATCTGCTCCTTTGGACGAAGATAGCGAAAGTGATAAGTGGATTAAGCATACTGTCATTCCAATGGCGTCCTGTTCAAATCGTGATGGTCTGGTTGGAGACTGCAAAACAGATTGTGAGTGTAGCGACGAGGGTTCTATACGGTGTGTAAGACAACATGTTATGGATGCAAGAGAAGGCCTCAGAAGAAGCTTGGGACAGGACCAGTTCCAAGAGTTAGGTCTTTGTGAAATGGGAGAGGATATTGATCAGAGGTGGACATATGAGGAGGAGCAGGTGTTCCAAAGGGTTGTTTTCTCTAATCCGGTTTCCATGGGAAAGAACTTCTGGGATTACCTTCCACATGCATTACCTAGCAAGACTAGCAAGGAGCTTGTCAGCTACTATTTTAATGTCTTCATGCTACGGAAGAGAGCGCTGCAGAACAGGTCAGACATGCTGCATGTGGACAGTGATGATGATGAGTTTGCTGCCGAACCTGTGGAAACTGAGCAGGAAAGCGAAGATTCTGCAGTTGAGTCGCCTGTACATGTACATAGCATGTCCAATTTTGAGTACACAGAAGATGTTCATGAAGAATCTGAAGGAGAGCAGTTCCATGAATCTTCCTTCCCTGACAATACGATAGACAATGACCAAGCACACCTGGAAACAAATCCAGAGAATATTGTGGCAGATGTAGACATCCGGGATGAGTCATGCACATCATTTGAGAGCCAACATAATGGAGCTCATGATTCTAACGGTGTTCAGTGTGCTGACTGCTGA
- the LOC124695801 gene encoding uncharacterized protein LOC124695801, producing MGRPKKNRKKAPEEKVKKGVTIITKAGTTIHCSVCGKAGHNKKGHNAYVNTQVEQMKQGIVGDDEEVDIPSILEHIIPHSPNPNLDPTNVEDSMVYKMQLEERDNVPVDRFLGPLPENAFVAAARDSIPEPRARVTTASTRGSLRGRGRGKGSGRSNSSAQGSGSRGQAKSKKRSAEASTSGTPHVATEIPNYAQERRAIDIPDLNDYVITDLNAQEFPFSQNAPPTDDI from the exons ATGGGCAGACCTAAGAAAAATAGGAAGAAGGCACCTGAGGAGAAAGTTAAAAAGGGGGTCACAATAATTACAAAGGCGGGAACTACGATTCATTGCTCTGTTTGTGGTAAGGCTGGCCACAATAAGAAGGGTCACAATGCATATGTGAACACTCAAGTAGAGCAAATGAAACAGGGCATAGTTGGAGACGACGAAGAAGTTGACATTCCTTCCATTCTTGAG CACATCATCCCACACTCACCAAACCCAAATCTTGATCCTACAAATGTAGAGGACAGCATGGTATACAAGATGCAGCTAGAG GAAAGAGACAATGTCCCTGTAGATAGGTTTCTTGGGCCTTTGCCAGAAAATGCTTTTGTTGCTGCAGCTAGAGATAGCATTCCAGAACCAAGAGCTAGGGTTACAACTGCTTCAACAAGAGGAAGTttgagaggaagaggaaggggaaaagGATCTGGAAGGTCAAATTCATCAGCACAAGGATCTGGAAGTAGAGGTCAAGCAAAGAGTAAGAAAAGAAGTGCAGAAGCTTCTACTAGTGGAACACCACATGTAGCTACAGAAATACCTAATTATGCACAGGAGAGAAGAGCTATTGACATACCAGATCTTAATGACTATGTTATCACTGATCTCAATGCGCAAGAATTTCCTTTCAGTCAGAATGCGCCGCCAACTGATGACATATAG